The genomic interval ACGCCTCATGTTActcatttttctgtttctagATTTGACCACTTCTTTCCGGGGATATCCTCTTCAGGGAAAAACTATTATTTTGCCCAAAGGCTACATGGGATTTATATTGCATGAATCCAAAATCTTAGAGTCAGAAGTCCGTGAGCGTAATTTATTTGCAACTggtaaattttcacaatttaccTATTGGAATTATGACAAATTACCTTCGAAAAACGATGCTGTCATCACTGCTTTAGAATGGATCGACATTGCTGAGGCTGTAAGTTCTGATTGATCGCACTGTTCAACTAGTGTAAAAATATCATATCAAACATCACGTGTGTGTCATCTTTTGAATTACAGCTCCACTCAAATGAAGATATTAAGACCGATTGATGTAAGAAGCACTGACTCAGGAATTtcaatctttgaaaaaaatctatttttgtACCTGTACTTATTATGATATAGTtctgtttgaattttcaaaactcagGTAAGGATTGTTCATCAGTTTTCATGACATCTAACTCAGGGATTTGAATTTGTAATGCGTGACaataaatgtacatacatatatactgaGGGCGGTGTTTTTCTCCCATGGATACTTTctgattgtaattttttttttatcatttgacTGTATGGATTATAAAGCATGAATATAgtgtttattattttgtctTTCCTAAGCAGAAGTTCAACCGTAATGGGTGAGAAATTAACATAATAATTCTGAATCCAGTCATCTGCAATAAAATGATCATTTTAATATTAGATAACGTGTATCCTATTTACTATTTAACATTATGCATTTATTATCTCATtatgatcagaaaatttatatcatatttacagaataaaatgtatattcattaaattgaaatacatTTCTACCCTTAGTTATGTCGAGGTTACATAGTTCCAATACTCATGGACTGATAAGCtatattttttcagagaacagaaataaatttacaatCGCAACACCTCGTAAAGTTTGTTGAGCTGTATGTTAGTCGTTATTGATCCAAATAAGCAACTGAATAAGTTCTTATCTTCTAAGTCATGCGTCGTAAATTTATGTTCAGAACTCTTTTAGCATTGTCTTTCATCTTCACcatgatgtatattttttttttttcattttttttgttttttgttacaCAGTAAGTATACATACCATACTTTTAAACTATTAATACTACGCTTGCACTTAAAATAGGTATtttctgtaaaataaatttttacagatAGTAACATGCTTTCAGACTATCTGTGATAATTGTATGGGGCGGCTATAGAAACTAATAACTTACTTAAACAAACTTACTGTCTAAGCTATGCTACATAATTATTAATCCTTTGTATATAGTACATAAAGTCTTCAGTATAGTAATTTCTATTTACCTGGGAAACCATTCAACTATACATTAATGTGTAGCCGTTAAAGtcttaaaataattgaatgattagaggccttctGACCAATCGTCAGACAAAAATATTCTCCCTGATATTCCGATGGAATgaaattgttaattattaGGCGCTATATTATCGTCTAGTCATCTGTAGTCTATATATGACAGTGAACATGATTATGTATATTGGCCTTTGACGAAATTTCGTTAGATTACTTACATAGTTTATCAAAATCACAGCCACCTATTTTTCCAATCAGTTTCCTGTCCATTCCTTGCAAATGCAGATTGCTGATCaacaatattatttatttttagcaTTGCACAGAATCAATTGGAGCCATACAATTTTGCTTagctaattaaaaatcattggcTTTAGGACTGGGGTTGTTCGTACACTCATTTTCTCTAATATTAACCAGTCAAGCTTTTAAAAGCGGTCTCTAATAAAAtcagattattattttgacaTTCCAATAATTAAGAAAAGTGTCCAACGATACATAAACGTAACGAATTTATGCTTACTTGTTTATTTGTAATTACCTCATCATTCACCAAAGCCCTTAGTATTTTAGGACTTCagtattatataaattatgGCAATGTTTAATTTCTGTGCCTATCCTTATCCTGGCAGATTTTTCGTTCATGATCATTTCCTTTCTACAGAAAGAAACATATTTAGAGAAACGTATACAcaaattgtatacatataaatacaattCGACTTGGatgtgaaaacaaaatcataCTGTAACTCAAGTAAAGAGCAGCTCCAGCTAACTTAAACAATAGATAAAATATGACAATGAACTTAGATTATACCTACTTCGGTTAAAATAATAAGGAGTCACCTATAAGACTAGATTATGAGTAACATGCTCAGTGACAAGAATAATATTATCAACAAAAAGATAATTTGTTGATATATCGAACTAATTATGTCGTAAGTTTCCAAGGTACAAAAGTTTCCAAAGTGAATGAAAGTCAAAAAACTATATCTACATAAAGTTACTCAACTCACTAGGCTGTTCCTGTCTAAATTTTGCCTGATCCTGCTGTTGTTTGATGAAGGCACTCAGCCGATTCAGTAAAAACTGTTTGTCATGTCCCTCAAGTACCAGCTGATTCTTTAAGACTGTGATCATATGCTTGTTAGCAGAAGAAACTGCATAGTAGTAATATAACATTAATGCGAGTACAATGAACGCTGGAACGCCAAAACCAGCGGtgccgaagaaaaataaaactgtttGCAGCCAGTTGGGGAATTCCGTAAAAGTGGTAATAATCAATTCCCACACTGTATTTTGACCTCTAAAAGGTCCACAAGACTTTGATGGGAAAAGTTCAGCAACGGAATAAACGACTGGAATAATGGCCAACGTGTAAGAGagcaataaaataaacatGAATAGTGAATTGGAACGACTCGCTCTGTACACTTGACTCGAAGGTGTACTGTTTACGAGACaagcaaattttttgatgtaaAAAAGGAGGAATGAACCTAATATTGCCATTAGGGGTAGAAGAGGGGCAAAGAAGCAGCCAAGCCAGCAAAGCGTTTGTGAATATACAATATCCAATACATGTTTGGGAAGATCAAATTCCTGTTCACCCATAAAttgcaatattttattctctgtATGCCGGGCAATCAAAGATCGTGGAAAGTTTATGAAGAATGTGACGAagaattgcaaaaaaagatcAACTACATACAGCTTGAAGATCTGTTGACCAACGTACGTTTCCCAGCAAATAGGCTGACGATCATTGGTGTTGTAACATTCGCTATCGGCAATTTCTTGGACAATAAGATTGTAAAATGTCATCAGCAAAACGCAGAGAGAAGCAAGCCGTAGGAAGACAGTTCGCAGCAGACTTAATCTGATAACGAACGAGGGGCTGTAGTTCTCTAACGCTATCAAGTACCCAAATAAAAACGGAATCGTCAAGTTCAAGCAAACTATAGATAAATATGGTAGGTACTCATAAAATAATCGCGTGATATTAGGCAGTGATATGTAACTATCTGATTCATTGCTAATTTCTGTGGTCGAGACGCgatcgaaggaaaattgaatgatgtaataaataaatgcagcACAGCCTAACAAAATTGTTGTCACCATAAGATTAATGACTATACGAATCAaaaatagttttattttttcctctctggtacgattttgtttttcgtcttCCATTCTCTCTGCCTCTATAAATGCTTTCATTTCGTTGTACAATGCCTTATGTTTTATCGCCGCGGACTTTTCATTATGAATGCAGTAGTCCCACCCACCAAATACTAAGTTACAATACTGATAGAACTGCCCCTCGCCCTCTACAACTCTTTCCTTAAATCCCCGAGCTGCAGATCTAACAATTGCCACCAGACTTAGGATGAAAATTCCTAACATGGTACAAATATATGCAAGGGGCAAATTGTACACTAGCCCATTTCCATCGGTGTCATATACTTGATATGTGTAAAAACCGTAGAACAACAAGGTAAATTCCAGGGCTCCAGATCCTTGTACAAGGTCTGTTATGGCAGTGGATGAGCTTGTTGTTGTGTTAAGATACAATTCTGAGCAACAGGCAGTTGTAGCGTTGTAATTCACAACACACACCTCTGGTTCAGGCGACTCTATTAATATCGTTGGCAGCACGATAAACGAAAATATCAACACAAAGAGCAACATATTTAAGAACATCAGCCACTTCAAGAAGAGGAAATATGCCACGATACCTGTACCAAagtttccttcaatttttttcaaactgtgGTGCCACAATTCCATTTTTGAGTAGGCCTCTTTCAACCTAACACGAAACTCTTGACATGCCTTTCTTCGCTGCCATTTCAACTGGTCGAACCCCTGTAGCCGCAGTTTTGTTGCACTCTGAGAAAATAAACATCAAAGCCTGCATGAATTCCGCACAAATCTCTTATTTTGATCACAGTTCTCTTTCAGTGATAATATTTGGGGACGAGTAATGGATCATACCTGCAACTGATTTTTTAGCTGTATCTTCTGCGCCATACAGACAGGCATGGCTTTTATTTGCATTATTTCTTCCCAAATTCGttcttcatttgaaaaattttcagagaggTCGGGCATCATTGCCACTGCTACATCATGAACATTTGTAGACATCCGCCTCACCGTACTTGCTCCTCGGGAGCGGGTACTCGTCCTTCGTCTCAAAGTGGTTCGTGGCTCATTTCGAACACGTTTTGTTGTGGCTATCCATaaggaagagataaaaaaaaattaggttagataaaaattgagattcGCATAGCTAAAATGCAGGTAAGGCACCGTTACATCagtataattgaataattgtaaaatgaaCTTTGTGAGGATAGGATAAATCAAAGGTTCACTTGCCCACGCGAGTTTTCTTGCTGGGCAATAGGGTAGCGATATGAGAAGGATCTCTTTGCAGTGCCTGTTGTAAATCAGCTTCAATAGCTGCAGGATAGCTTTCCTGGTAGAATTCAGCCCCAGCTTCTTCCCATCCTTGACCACCACCCCcgcctctcttttttctctcacctccTGACATATTGCGTTCTAGTGGAAATCAAGTGGTGAATTTCTTCTGAGAAATATATGTTCGGTATACAACGTCTGGCTCTAGATGAAGTTCAGATGTGAGAAAGGTAACACAAGAGTAACACTAAGCTGTTGCTTCCAACaataaaaagttttccaaTGTCCAATGTAGCTAGTGGTGAAGGAATCCCAGCTCGTCAATGAACCAGGATGATAGGTGAATCATCGGTTGATTCGTACCGTTGgtgagataaataaatagatttaATCAGTTGCAGATCAGAAATTGTGCGTCCGaggttcagaaattttccttATCGCTGATAAACCATATCTTTATAATCCGTACATACGATTAATCTTCATGAAACAATACACTGtaaatattcttttatttttgagtACTCATCTGACAGCAATCTGACTAATAAATCTGCGATTGTACGACAGATCGACatcactcacaatcagacggGACGTCATCACCGCGCATTTTGCCTTTTTCCCGAAATATTCTGGATCGACTGGTATCTGAATATGGTTTACGGAAATTGTCTTCCTTCAGACtgcatttttcaacgattataATTACTGGACTTATGGCATGTCTCAGCAACGATACGAGATCATACAAAGTCTTTCCACAGATCGAACGAAGCTGCACAGTAAATACACTCGGACATTGTCACTGACCACAAACGTCAAATGGGTTCACAGTGGTTCACAGCCGATGATGGCTGTGGACGGCTGCAAAGAACACGAACTTGGCGGAGTCAGATACGTGTGTCAAGTTTGGAATATTATCCATTCGCTCAGATGGCGCAAGGAACTGAAGAGTAATCTAGCGCTACctctttcgattattttattaactgATAAAACAGTCCTTCGTTTTCACACTGCACTCAAATAATCACTTAACATTCGTGATTCAGCAGTGTATTGCGTCGTCACGACcatcgtgataaaaaaattttgcggtGATTAGACAGAAATATCGAAAGATCGCATAACAGGGAGACTGCCAGACAAGCTTATTACATTCATTAATCAATAACGGAAAGCAAATCGTAATATCTAAAAATGACTGTAAAGGCGGTTTGCGTTCTCAATGGAGACGTCAAGGGTACCTTGTATTTTGAACAGGCTGTAAGCCATACCGAAATTTCTATATTCCCCCAACATTATATCttcaaaataaattgtaacatcataattatttttctttcagggAGAATCCAGCCCTGTCAAGGTTACCGGTGAAGTGACAGGGCTACAGCCAGGACTTCACGGCTTCCACATCCATGAATTTGGCGACAATACTAATGGtttgtgaaaataatcgattaaTCAGCATTATCTTCTCAACCATTGTTATTTAACAATACGattctaataataatttcttacCCATCTATTTTATTCCTATATCGAATAAGTAATTTAATTAGATACAGCATGACGTGTAGTTTTGAACCTGTATAATAAGTCAGATAACGATTTATGTAGCGATTGCAGTGTCCCTCAACCAAGAGGATGTTACATAAAATAACTGACCTTTCtaacttttttattctattgaGAGCATTTGCATGCCTGATTAGTGGAATTCTTGTTGTCAAGGCTGTACCAGCGCTGGTCCTCACTTCAATCCATTCAGCAAAGAGCATGGAGGACCAGATGCCTCAGTACGTCATGTTGGGGACTTGGGTAATGTTGAAGCTGGAAAGGATGGTGTTGCCAAGGTCAACATAACAGATAAGCAGATTCAGCTTCTTGGGCAACACAATATCATTGGCAGAACACTTGTGGTATGTTATCAATATAGAATTAATCTCAATACTTCAAACTGAATGCTTCAACATGTATCAATCACAACTCGTTATCACTATTGAAGGTACACGCAGATCCTGACGATTTGGGATTGGGTGGTCACGAACTTTCCAAGACAACTGGGAATGCTGGTGGTCGTCTAGCTTGTGGTGTTATCGGTATCACAAAAGCTCAATGACTACTTAccaagctttgaaaatttcgcaaggatttattattgttgttggttCCTATGATTAGCATCTTGGCTCCTATAAAGGTGATTTGTCATTCCCGGTAATATTAATATGGTAATGGAACTATCTGTTACATCGCTTAGCCCCGAGCAAgcattgaaataaaatcttcAGAAAATAGTTTGATGCTCCAGTGTTTTATCTAACCATCCAAGAATCAGCGTAATCATAGTCTATACGGGTTATTACTTGAATCTACAGCAGCCCAGGATACAgctctatatgtatgtataccacccaagaagaaaaacagaatcggctgaaggtcgtttttttcagttacataatttttttattttttaattgaatataCCGTAACGATCTGTACAAGttccgttattatttttcccttaaCATGACTCTGCATCGCAATATATTTACAGCAGATGCCAAAGTATGTAAGAACTAGTACTGAATCCCCCGAGAAATTATTAAAACCATACACTGTTGATGGAAACTATGAATGTCTATAAGTCtgtataaaatttaattttgacGGTTTGTCAATTGTAAGTCAAAATAAACAACATCGGGTACAGCTGTTGCCGGTAGTGTAGAGTTAATACTAATGAGATTTTGTGTCACAATTGTATTTGATTCGAGGAAAAACTCTATAAAAACTTGTGTAGTCATCTCACAATGAATACGATTCAAAAGAATGAATAactaaaaaatatcaatttagTAATTACTGAACCTACCTCGTAATCTATTTCGGCCTCGATTATTATATCCAATTGATTTTTGAGATGAAATGCTGTTCCTACCGAATGCTCCTGATAATGCATTTGGTGGTACCTGTGGCCCCGAGGAGCCTCGCCATAACATAACTAATAATAAATAGAATCCACCCACACATTTGGCAAAGAAATCAATGATTCCCATTATTATTGGCgttaatgaatgaatgacGTAGGAAAGTTCTCTCATTAATCTGATGCTATAGTCGCAAAAGAATCTTGTTGCTTCTATCAAGAAGGATATCACAGTCAGAAATAAtaccgaagaaaattttatcgtctcTCGAATATTCTCGTATGTTAAAACCTGTGAAAATATACATCAATTTAGAAACTGCAAATGTAAGGTACATGGtcatgaaaagtaaaaaaccaTCCtcacattttttaaattcagtATGCACCAGGTAGAAACGTCAACTAACAGATGTAATCCAAATTCTCGTATTTGAACCCATGTCAACTCCTGGAAGAACTTTTGTACATCgaaattttccattatttGTTCTGGCGCCAAAATGTGTTCTGTTTGATTTTTGCTGTAGTCAAACGGTCTGAGATGATTCAGTTTCAGCGATACTTCTTTGTCATTTAAATCAATTGATTGTATCTGAAACCAGTGTTTTCCCAAGGGTACTTGGGACAGATTAACCCACAAACAAAGGCCTTTCGGAGTTGCATCATGCTGATTATCTATTAAAGACAAAGTAAAgaatagtaaaaaatcatACCTCCAAAAATTGAGTCAAATATTTAGCGTAAAATAGTGTAACTAAAAGATTACCTGTCATACCCAACCATGTGATGTGTCTTAACATATTAAGAATAATCTGTTTAGCTTTTATCAAAGATCTTGACAGGTCTAGCTCGTCGGAATTGACGACAACCAAATCTCTATAGGCAGGTGAGAATGTTGGATCAGTTAGGAATAAGAAAAGACATCACATTAAGCTATTGGAAAAAACTACCTGTAAGTAGAAAGAGAATCAACATAGTGTCGCTCTATGTATTCTCCGACAAATACTCTACCAACGAGTAACTGTTTAATTGACGTTGGAATGGTTGGTTGGCTGCCTGAAAAGCCTGATAGATGTGTCCAATCCGAGAAATCGTCATCACTTCTATTATCCATTTTTGTTGAAATAGTAAGCCTAGCTATGTCTATCCTTTCCTGAATATCcatacgaaattaatttt from Athalia rosae chromosome 6, iyAthRosa1.1, whole genome shotgun sequence carries:
- the LOC105688850 gene encoding uncharacterized protein LOC105688850 — its product is MDIQERIDIARLTISTKMDNRSDDDFSDWTHLSGFSGSQPTIPTSIKQLLVGRVFVGEYIERHYVDSLSTYRDLVVVNSDELDLSRSLIKAKQIILNMLRHITWLGMTDNQHDATPKGLCLWVNLSQVPLGKHWFQIQSIDLNDKEVSLKLNHLRPFDYSKNQTEHILAPEQIMENFDVQKFFQELTWVQIREFGLHLLVDVSTWCILNLKNVLTYENIRETIKFSSVLFLTVISFLIEATRFFCDYSIRLMRELSYVIHSLTPIIMGIIDFFAKCVGGFYLLLVMLWRGSSGPQVPPNALSGAFGRNSISSQKSIGYNNRGRNRLRGRFSNY
- the LOC105688848 gene encoding transmembrane channel-like protein 7; the encoded protein is MSGGERKKRGGGGGQGWEEAGAEFYQESYPAAIEADLQQALQRDPSHIATLLPSKKTRVATTKRVRNEPRTTLRRRTSTRSRGASTVRRMSTNVHDVAVAMMPDLSENFSNEERIWEEIMQIKAMPVCMAQKIQLKNQLQSATKLRLQGFDQLKWQRRKACQEFRVRLKEAYSKMELWHHSLKKIEGNFGTGIVAYFLFLKWLMFLNMLLFVLIFSFIVLPTILIESPEPEVCVVNYNATTACCSELYLNTTTSSSTAITDLVQGSGALEFTLLFYGFYTYQVYDTDGNGLVYNLPLAYICTMLGIFILSLVAIVRSAARGFKERVVEGEGQFYQYCNLVFGGWDYCIHNEKSAAIKHKALYNEMKAFIEAERMEDEKQNRTREEKIKLFLIRIVINLMVTTILLGCAAFIYYIIQFSFDRVSTTEISNESDSYISLPNITRLFYEYLPYLSIVCLNLTIPFLFGYLIALENYSPSFVIRLSLLRTVFLRLASLCVLLMTFYNLIVQEIADSECYNTNDRQPICWETYVGQQIFKLYVVDLFLQFFVTFFINFPRSLIARHTENKILQFMGEQEFDLPKHVLDIVYSQTLCWLGCFFAPLLPLMAILGSFLLFYIKKFACLVNSTPSSQVYRASRSNSLFMFILLLSYTLAIIPVVYSVAELFPSKSCGPFRGQNTVWELIITTFTEFPNWLQTVLFFFGTAGFGVPAFIVLALMLYYYYAVSSANKHMITVLKNQLVLEGHDKQFLLNRLSAFIKQQQDQAKFRQEQPSELSNFM
- the LOC105688851 gene encoding superoxide dismutase [Cu-Zn], which translates into the protein MTVKAVCVLNGDVKGTLYFEQAGESSPVKVTGEVTGLQPGLHGFHIHEFGDNTNGCTSAGPHFNPFSKEHGGPDASVRHVGDLGNVEAGKDGVAKVNITDKQIQLLGQHNIIGRTLVVHADPDDLGLGGHELSKTTGNAGGRLACGVIGITKAQ
- the LOC105688853 gene encoding ribonuclease H2 subunit C — protein: MAIHLNLKKELLSNETESVLHLMPCDIHGDEAAHVSSYFTPYIRKLDDEHLTTSFRGYPLQGKTIILPKGYMGFILHESKILESEVRERNLFATGKFSQFTYWNYDKLPSKNDAVITALEWIDIAEALHSNEDIKTD